In one Agrobacterium tumefaciens genomic region, the following are encoded:
- the lpdA gene encoding dihydrolipoyl dehydrogenase: protein MAQSYDVIIIGSGPGGYIAAIRAAQLGMKVAVVEREHLAGICSNWGCIPTKALLRTADVMHTATHAKDYGLTLEGSIKPDVKAIVARSRGIAARMNNGVGFLFKKNKVDIIWGEAKITKPGEIVVGKSTKPVVQPQGPVPKNTLGEGTYTAKHIIVATGARPRALPGIEPDGKLIWTYFEAMKPEEMPKSLLVMGSGAIGIEFASFYRTMGVDVTVVEIMSQVMPVEDAEISTFAKKQLEKQGMKIHLETKVSKVEKGANSITATLEKKDGSSEKITADRMISAVGVVANIEGIGLEAAGVKTDRGFIVIDGYGKTNVPGIYAIGDVAGPPLLAHKAEHEAVICVEKIAGLPNVHPMDKLKIPGCTYCNPQVASVGLTEAKAKEQGRDIRVGRFSFAANGKAVALGEDQGMVKTIFDKKTGELLGAHMVGAEVTELIQGFVVAMNLETTEEDLMHTIFPHPTISESMKESVLDAYGRVLNA from the coding sequence ATGGCTCAATCTTATGACGTCATCATCATCGGTTCGGGACCGGGCGGTTATATTGCCGCGATCCGCGCAGCCCAGCTCGGCATGAAGGTTGCCGTCGTGGAGCGCGAGCATCTGGCCGGCATCTGCTCCAACTGGGGTTGCATTCCCACCAAGGCGCTGCTGCGCACCGCCGATGTCATGCACACCGCCACCCATGCCAAGGATTATGGCTTGACGCTGGAAGGCTCGATCAAGCCTGATGTGAAGGCAATCGTGGCGCGCTCGCGCGGCATTGCTGCGCGCATGAACAATGGCGTCGGTTTCCTGTTCAAGAAGAACAAGGTCGATATCATCTGGGGCGAAGCCAAGATCACCAAGCCGGGCGAAATCGTTGTCGGCAAGTCCACCAAGCCGGTGGTTCAGCCGCAGGGTCCCGTGCCGAAGAATACGCTGGGCGAGGGCACCTATACCGCCAAGCACATCATCGTCGCGACAGGTGCGCGCCCGCGCGCGCTGCCCGGCATCGAGCCGGATGGCAAGCTGATCTGGACCTATTTCGAGGCGATGAAGCCGGAAGAAATGCCGAAGTCGCTGCTGGTCATGGGCTCGGGCGCCATCGGCATCGAATTCGCCAGCTTCTACCGCACCATGGGCGTCGACGTCACCGTCGTCGAGATCATGAGCCAGGTCATGCCGGTCGAGGATGCGGAAATCTCCACCTTCGCCAAGAAGCAGCTCGAAAAGCAGGGCATGAAAATTCACCTTGAAACCAAGGTTTCCAAGGTCGAGAAGGGCGCGAACTCCATCACCGCGACGCTGGAGAAGAAGGACGGTTCTTCCGAGAAGATCACCGCCGACCGCATGATTTCGGCCGTTGGCGTCGTCGCCAATATCGAAGGCATCGGCCTCGAGGCTGCCGGCGTGAAGACCGATCGCGGCTTCATCGTCATCGACGGTTACGGCAAGACCAACGTGCCGGGCATCTATGCCATCGGCGACGTCGCCGGCCCGCCGCTGCTCGCCCACAAGGCCGAGCATGAGGCAGTGATCTGCGTCGAAAAGATCGCCGGTCTGCCGAATGTGCACCCGATGGACAAGCTCAAGATTCCGGGCTGCACCTATTGCAACCCGCAGGTCGCCTCGGTCGGTCTCACCGAAGCCAAGGCCAAGGAACAGGGCCGCGACATCCGCGTCGGCCGCTTCTCCTTTGCGGCAAACGGCAAGGCTGTCGCGCTCGGCGAAGATCAGGGCATGGTCAAGACCATCTTCGACAAGAAGACCGGCGAGCTGCTCGGCGCGCATATGGTCGGTGCGGAAGTCACCGAACTCATTCAGGGCTTCGTTGTTGCGATGAACCTCGAGACCACTGAAGAAGACCTGATGCACACGATCTTCCCGCATCCGACCATTTCGGAATCGATGAAGGAAAGCGTGCTCGACGCCTATGGGCGTGTGCTGAACGCATAA
- a CDS encoding GlsB/YeaQ/YmgE family stress response membrane protein: protein MESVGWIAAIIIGGLAGWLAGKLMDMRFGIFMNIILGIVGSVVAVAVLRTFDVFVQDSRLGYFVTSFIGASLLLFLAKLVRR, encoded by the coding sequence ATGGAAAGTGTAGGCTGGATTGCAGCAATCATCATCGGCGGTCTCGCCGGCTGGCTTGCGGGCAAGCTCATGGATATGCGCTTCGGCATTTTCATGAACATCATCCTCGGCATTGTCGGTTCGGTGGTTGCCGTTGCGGTGCTTCGAACCTTCGATGTTTTCGTGCAGGACAGCAGGCTCGGCTATTTCGTCACGTCGTTCATCGGCGCCAGCCTTTTGTTGTTTCTGGCGAAGCTGGTACGGCGCTGA
- the lipA gene encoding lipoyl synthase: protein MVTILDRTSSDEKRIRHPEKAHKPDTEVMRKPEWIRVKAPTSKGYHETRELVRSHKLVTVCEEAGCPNIGECWDKKHATFMIMGEICTRACAFCNVATGKPNPLDMAEPENVAKAVKQMGLSHVVITSVDRDDLADGGAEHFEKVIWAIRAASPNTTIEILTPDFLKKPGALERVVAAKPDVFNHNMETVPGNYLTVRPGARYFHSVRLLQRVKELDPTMFTKSGIMVGLGEERNEVLQLMDDLRSADVDFLTIGQYLQPTRKHHKVEAFVTPEEFKSYETVAYTKGFLMVSSSPLTRSSHHAGDDFERLRAAREKKLLAAAE from the coding sequence ATGGTCACTATTCTCGACAGGACGTCGTCCGACGAAAAGCGCATTCGCCACCCGGAAAAGGCGCATAAGCCCGATACCGAGGTCATGCGTAAGCCGGAATGGATCCGCGTCAAGGCGCCGACATCCAAGGGCTATCACGAGACGCGTGAACTGGTGCGTTCGCACAAGCTGGTGACGGTGTGCGAGGAAGCCGGCTGTCCGAATATCGGCGAATGCTGGGACAAGAAACACGCGACCTTCATGATCATGGGTGAAATCTGCACCCGCGCCTGCGCTTTCTGCAATGTCGCGACCGGCAAGCCCAATCCGCTGGATATGGCCGAGCCCGAGAACGTCGCCAAGGCCGTCAAGCAGATGGGCCTTTCCCACGTCGTCATCACCTCGGTCGACCGCGACGACCTCGCCGATGGCGGCGCTGAACATTTCGAGAAGGTCATCTGGGCGATCCGTGCGGCATCGCCCAACACGACCATCGAAATCCTGACCCCCGACTTCCTGAAGAAGCCCGGCGCGCTGGAACGGGTGGTCGCCGCCAAGCCCGATGTCTTCAACCACAATATGGAAACCGTCCCGGGCAATTACCTCACGGTTCGTCCCGGCGCGCGCTATTTCCACTCTGTGCGCCTTCTGCAGCGGGTGAAGGAACTCGATCCCACCATGTTCACCAAGTCGGGCATCATGGTCGGCCTCGGCGAAGAGCGAAACGAAGTGCTTCAGCTAATGGACGACCTGCGCAGCGCCGATGTGGACTTCCTGACCATCGGCCAATATCTGCAGCCGACCCGCAAGCACCACAAGGTCGAGGCCTTCGTGACGCCGGAAGAGTTCAAGTCCTACGAGACCGTGGCTTATACCAAGGGCTTCCTGATGGTGTCTTCCAGCCCGCTGACCCGCTCCTCGCACCATGCCGGCGACGATTTCGAACGCCTGCGTGCGGCCCGCGAGAAGAAGCTGCTGGCGGCTGCGGAGTAA
- a CDS encoding DMT family transporter, producing MNRTGLGVFYGMLAGALWGGIFLAPKLVPDFSALQLSTARYLTYGLISLIIIGPRLKRVSAHFGAREWIALGWLSMIGNIAYYVFISTAVKLSGVAFTSIIIGFLPVAVTIIGSRDHGAVSLKRLWPSLAFGAMGIIGISWQSLTENDAGLDVSRVIGLACALGALASWTAFAVGNARWLSRLHDVSADDWNMMTGVVTGGLALALAIPAFGFGGESHNSGDWLHFVAVAAGLGFTASILGNALWNRMSRLLPLTMVGQMILFETLFALLYGFLWEGRGPTIVEIVAICSVVLSVILCMRAHRPEKVVV from the coding sequence ATGAACAGAACAGGTCTCGGTGTTTTTTACGGCATGCTGGCGGGTGCGCTCTGGGGTGGGATTTTTCTCGCCCCGAAACTCGTGCCGGATTTTTCCGCCCTGCAACTCTCGACGGCGCGTTATCTCACCTATGGGCTGATTTCCCTCATCATCATCGGGCCGCGCCTGAAACGCGTGTCGGCGCATTTTGGCGCGCGGGAGTGGATAGCACTCGGCTGGCTGAGCATGATCGGCAACATCGCTTATTATGTCTTCATATCGACCGCAGTGAAATTGAGCGGTGTCGCCTTCACCTCGATCATTATCGGCTTCCTGCCCGTCGCCGTCACCATCATCGGCAGCCGCGATCACGGCGCGGTGTCGCTGAAGCGGCTGTGGCCGTCGCTCGCCTTCGGCGCGATGGGGATTATCGGCATTTCCTGGCAGTCGCTGACGGAAAACGATGCAGGGCTCGATGTCTCTCGCGTCATCGGGCTTGCCTGTGCGCTCGGTGCGCTGGCGTCTTGGACGGCCTTTGCGGTTGGCAATGCCCGGTGGCTCTCCCGCCTTCACGATGTCAGCGCCGATGACTGGAACATGATGACCGGCGTGGTGACCGGTGGGCTTGCGCTGGCGCTCGCCATCCCGGCCTTTGGCTTTGGCGGCGAAAGCCATAATTCGGGCGACTGGCTGCATTTTGTGGCTGTTGCAGCCGGGCTGGGTTTCACCGCCTCCATTCTCGGCAATGCCTTATGGAACCGCATGAGCCGTCTTTTGCCGCTCACCATGGTCGGGCAGATGATCCTGTTCGAAACGCTGTTTGCGTTGCTTTACGGATTTTTATGGGAAGGGCGCGGGCCGACCATTGTCGAGATCGTGGCGATCTGTTCGGTGGTGCTGAGCGTGATCTTGTGCATGCGGGCGCATAGGCCGGAGAAGGTTGTGGTGTGA
- a CDS encoding helix-turn-helix transcriptional regulator: MMAASANIRTYREERPKERHGFVQIVLPVSGRLLIDVAGRQDELSTGRGVFIHRDAPHTQEATASNHSLVVDIDEGALPEQTLEKFAHSPFLDIAQDTRQLIAYMRGVIGTEGRRDDIADLWAPLLVDSLANEKADIRQRLHRLVALIRAEPFFPWTIEMLASCVTISDSRLHALFLEEFGLPPHRWLAGLRMDKVCVLLSNSTLPIAEIALRAGFSDQTALTRAMRNALGETPAAYRRTYGLH, translated from the coding sequence ATGATGGCCGCATCCGCAAATATCAGAACCTACAGGGAAGAAAGACCGAAGGAACGGCATGGCTTCGTGCAGATCGTTCTTCCTGTCTCCGGGCGTCTGCTGATCGATGTGGCCGGACGGCAGGACGAATTGTCGACCGGACGCGGCGTGTTCATCCATCGCGATGCGCCGCATACGCAGGAAGCGACGGCAAGCAACCACTCGCTGGTGGTCGATATCGATGAAGGCGCCCTTCCCGAGCAAACGCTCGAGAAATTCGCCCATTCGCCGTTTCTCGACATAGCGCAGGATACGCGGCAATTGATAGCCTATATGCGCGGTGTCATCGGGACAGAGGGGCGACGCGACGATATTGCGGACCTGTGGGCGCCGCTCCTGGTCGACAGTCTTGCCAATGAGAAAGCCGACATCCGCCAACGCCTGCACAGGCTCGTTGCACTCATCAGGGCGGAACCGTTCTTCCCCTGGACCATCGAAATGCTGGCCTCCTGCGTGACGATCAGCGACAGCCGCCTGCATGCGCTGTTTCTCGAGGAATTCGGCCTCCCGCCTCACCGCTGGCTGGCCGGGCTGCGCATGGACAAGGTCTGCGTATTGCTCAGCAATTCCACCCTGCCAATTGCCGAGATCGCCTTGCGGGCCGGTTTTTCCGACCAGACTGCACTGACGCGGGCCATGCGCAATGCATTGGGTGAAACGCCCGCAGCCTACCGTCGGACCTACGGGCTTCATTAA
- a CDS encoding AAA family ATPase has translation MPHYLDRAEDAAKIIAGAKRIMVVGCSGGGKSTLSHKLSAAFGLRYISMDREIFWLPGWQARPREEQRQKIAAIVAEENWLMDGSNPSSFDMRLPRSHIVLWVRMPRWLCLWGAISRIGKGYGRARPEMAEGCPERIDLDFLRYIWNFERRHTPIFEQNFALYGPDVPVFQLKSRKQFRRLLDLLRIED, from the coding sequence ATGCCGCACTATCTGGATAGAGCCGAAGACGCAGCAAAAATCATTGCCGGCGCAAAACGTATCATGGTCGTTGGCTGCTCGGGTGGCGGCAAGTCGACACTGTCACATAAGCTCTCGGCTGCCTTCGGGCTTCGCTACATTTCCATGGATCGCGAGATTTTCTGGCTGCCGGGCTGGCAGGCGCGTCCGCGCGAGGAGCAACGGCAGAAGATCGCCGCCATCGTCGCAGAGGAGAACTGGCTGATGGATGGCAGCAATCCGTCATCTTTCGACATGCGCCTGCCGAGATCCCACATCGTCCTGTGGGTGCGCATGCCGCGCTGGCTTTGCCTGTGGGGCGCGATCAGCCGAATCGGCAAGGGTTACGGAAGGGCGAGGCCCGAAATGGCGGAGGGATGCCCTGAAAGGATCGATCTCGATTTCCTGCGCTATATCTGGAATTTCGAGCGGCGCCATACGCCGATCTTCGAGCAGAATTTCGCGCTTTATGGTCCTGATGTGCCGGTATTCCAGCTGAAAAGCCGAAAACAGTTTCGCCGCCTTCTTGATCTTCTGCGTATCGAGGATTAA
- a CDS encoding type II toxin-antitoxin system RatA family toxin, whose protein sequence is MPQFETHRHVKHSPDRMYDLVADVEKYPQFLPLCEALTVRSRKERDGKVLLVADMTVGYKAIRETFTTQVLLNPAERAIDVKYIDGPFKYLDNRWRFEASDEGGSAIHFFIDYEFKNRLLGAVMGSMFDRAFRMFAEAFETRADKIYTDPA, encoded by the coding sequence ATGCCACAGTTCGAAACGCATCGCCACGTCAAACACTCGCCCGACCGCATGTACGACCTCGTCGCCGATGTGGAGAAATATCCGCAATTTCTGCCCCTTTGCGAGGCGCTCACCGTCCGCTCGCGCAAGGAGCGCGATGGCAAGGTGCTGCTGGTGGCGGATATGACGGTGGGCTACAAGGCCATTCGCGAAACCTTCACCACGCAGGTGCTGCTGAACCCGGCCGAGCGCGCCATAGACGTGAAATATATCGACGGCCCGTTCAAATATCTCGACAATCGCTGGCGTTTCGAGGCCTCGGACGAGGGCGGCTCAGCCATTCATTTCTTCATCGATTACGAATTCAAGAACCGTCTGCTCGGCGCGGTCATGGGGTCGATGTTCGACCGGGCCTTCCGTATGTTCGCGGAAGCCTTCGAAACGCGTGCCGATAAAATCTATACCGACCCGGCCTGA
- a CDS encoding CinA family protein, whose protein sequence is MSLFPADIEELARQIIVDFTAHGLMVSTAESCTGGLIAGALTEIAGSSAVVDRGFVTYTNEAKMDMLGVGVETLANFGAVSRQTALQMAHGALFRSRADFAVAVTGIAGPGGGSTDKPVGLVHLAAKVRSGEILHREMRYGEIGRTEIRLATVRTALEMLIALNQAGSV, encoded by the coding sequence ATGAGCCTTTTTCCCGCTGACATAGAAGAGCTGGCGCGGCAGATCATTGTCGATTTCACCGCGCATGGCCTCATGGTCTCGACCGCGGAAAGCTGCACCGGCGGCCTGATCGCCGGTGCCCTGACGGAGATTGCCGGCTCCTCCGCTGTCGTCGATCGTGGTTTTGTCACCTATACCAATGAAGCCAAGATGGACATGCTGGGGGTTGGTGTCGAGACGCTGGCGAATTTCGGCGCGGTTTCCCGACAGACGGCGCTGCAGATGGCGCATGGCGCCCTCTTCCGTTCGCGGGCGGATTTTGCGGTGGCGGTAACCGGTATTGCCGGTCCGGGTGGTGGTTCCACCGACAAGCCGGTGGGGCTGGTGCATCTGGCCGCCAAGGTGCGCAGCGGTGAAATCCTGCATCGGGAAATGCGTTATGGTGAGATCGGCCGCACCGAAATCCGGCTTGCGACGGTGAGGACCGCGCTTGAGATGCTGATAGCCCTCAATCAGGCCGGGTCGGTATAG
- a CDS encoding bifunctional 2-C-methyl-D-erythritol 4-phosphate cytidylyltransferase/2-C-methyl-D-erythritol 2,4-cyclodiphosphate synthase gives MKLGIVIVAAGRGERAGSPEEGPKQYRPIGGRAVIEHTLSTFLDWDHASPIVVVSHADDAALLSPILERLNAGKRIVTVTGGATRQQSVLAGLEALSSEELTHVMIHDAVRPFVAVDMLERIIALHRAGASGVLPALPVTDTLKRGSDGRVVETVSRQGLYAAQTPQSFGYGDILAAHRAAAASGKSDFTDDASIAEWAGLTVTLTEGSVDNVKLTLKRDIAMADEKLTHGLPDVRTGNGYDVHQLEAGDGVTLCGVLIEHDQKLKGHSDADVALHALTDALLATCGAGDIGDHFPPSEPQWKGAASRIFLEHAAKVVRDNGGTIMNADVSLIAEAPRIGPHRQAMREALSDMLGIALERCSVKATTNETIGFVGRREGIAAIATATVVYRGRPL, from the coding sequence ATGAAACTCGGCATCGTCATCGTCGCCGCAGGACGCGGCGAAAGGGCAGGCTCCCCCGAGGAAGGGCCGAAACAATATCGCCCGATCGGCGGCAGGGCCGTGATCGAGCATACATTGTCGACCTTTCTGGATTGGGATCACGCCTCTCCGATCGTTGTCGTCAGCCATGCAGACGATGCAGCACTGCTGTCGCCGATCCTTGAACGGCTGAATGCCGGAAAGCGGATCGTCACCGTCACGGGCGGCGCGACACGCCAGCAATCGGTGCTTGCCGGTCTGGAAGCGCTCTCCTCGGAAGAGCTGACGCATGTGATGATCCATGATGCCGTGCGGCCTTTCGTCGCCGTGGACATGCTGGAACGCATTATCGCCCTGCACCGGGCCGGTGCTAGCGGCGTTCTGCCTGCCCTGCCCGTCACCGACACGCTGAAGCGCGGTTCGGATGGTCGCGTCGTGGAAACGGTTTCCCGGCAGGGGCTTTATGCGGCGCAGACACCGCAGAGTTTCGGCTATGGCGATATTCTCGCCGCGCACCGCGCCGCTGCCGCCTCCGGAAAGTCCGATTTTACCGATGATGCTTCGATTGCCGAATGGGCGGGACTGACGGTAACGCTGACCGAAGGTTCGGTCGACAATGTAAAACTCACTCTCAAGCGGGATATCGCCATGGCCGATGAAAAGCTCACCCACGGATTGCCGGACGTGCGCACCGGCAATGGTTACGACGTGCACCAGCTGGAGGCCGGCGACGGTGTGACGCTGTGCGGCGTCTTAATCGAACACGACCAGAAACTCAAAGGTCATTCGGATGCGGATGTGGCCTTGCATGCGCTGACGGATGCGCTGCTCGCCACCTGCGGTGCTGGCGATATCGGCGATCACTTCCCGCCTTCCGAGCCTCAATGGAAGGGTGCCGCCTCACGCATCTTCCTCGAACATGCGGCGAAAGTGGTGCGCGACAATGGCGGCACGATCATGAATGCCGATGTCTCGCTGATTGCGGAAGCGCCGCGTATCGGCCCGCACCGCCAGGCCATGCGCGAAGCACTCTCGGACATGCTGGGCATCGCGCTGGAGCGCTGCTCGGTGAAGGCGACGACCAATGAGACCATCGGTTTCGTCGGCCGCCGGGAAGGCATTGCTGCAATCGCCACCGCTACCGTTGTCTACAGGGGCAGACCTTTATGA
- the dusB gene encoding tRNA dihydrouridine synthase DusB, translating to MKDHQLPFPELSEPFSIGSVAIRNRAVLAPMSGVTDLPFRQLAWRYGAGLVVTEMVASRELVANRGESWARLKNAGMVPHMVQLAGREAHFMAEAAKIAADNGAGIIDINMGCPAKKVTGGYSGSALMRDPDHALSLIEATVNAVDVPVTLKMRLGWDQNTINAPEIARRAEAAGVQLITIHGRTRMQFYEGRADWDAIRAVREVISVPLIANGDVETAEDAREILRRSGADAVMVGRGAQGQPWLPAALAGHSAPHRDDIPAIAIEHYEMMLEFYGREAGLRHARKHLGWYLDRFAPEIATTDKAEIMTSRDTAEVADLLRSALSENAGEEAARKAA from the coding sequence ATGAAAGATCATCAGTTGCCCTTTCCGGAGTTGTCAGAACCGTTCAGCATCGGCTCAGTTGCGATCCGTAATCGCGCCGTGCTGGCGCCCATGTCGGGCGTGACGGATCTGCCGTTCCGGCAGCTCGCCTGGCGTTACGGTGCGGGCCTTGTTGTCACGGAAATGGTGGCAAGCCGCGAACTTGTCGCCAATCGCGGGGAATCCTGGGCGCGGCTGAAAAATGCCGGCATGGTTCCGCATATGGTGCAGCTCGCCGGGCGCGAAGCGCATTTCATGGCCGAGGCGGCGAAGATCGCTGCCGATAACGGCGCCGGAATCATCGATATCAATATGGGCTGTCCAGCCAAGAAGGTAACGGGCGGCTATTCCGGCTCGGCTTTGATGCGCGATCCCGATCATGCACTCTCGCTGATCGAGGCAACGGTCAATGCGGTCGACGTGCCTGTGACGCTGAAGATGCGGCTCGGCTGGGATCAGAACACCATCAATGCGCCGGAGATCGCCCGCCGTGCCGAAGCCGCAGGCGTTCAGCTGATCACCATTCACGGCCGCACCCGTATGCAGTTTTACGAGGGGCGTGCGGATTGGGACGCCATCCGCGCCGTGCGCGAGGTGATTTCCGTGCCTCTGATCGCCAATGGCGATGTGGAAACAGCCGAAGATGCGCGGGAAATCCTGCGTCGCTCGGGTGCTGATGCCGTCATGGTCGGTCGCGGCGCACAGGGTCAGCCCTGGCTGCCGGCGGCGCTCGCCGGACATTCAGCGCCGCACCGCGACGATATTCCCGCCATCGCCATCGAACATTACGAGATGATGCTGGAATTCTACGGAAGGGAAGCCGGTCTCCGGCATGCCCGCAAACATCTTGGCTGGTATCTCGACCGTTTCGCGCCAGAGATCGCCACGACTGACAAGGCTGAAATCATGACATCGCGTGACACGGCGGAAGTGGCGGATCTGCTGCGCTCCGCCCTTAGCGAAAATGCGGGCGAAGAAGCCGCAAGGAAGGCCGCATGA
- a CDS encoding nitrogen regulation protein NR(II) translates to MSADKHSPADANPLAMAVLNAVQNPVILVDAEGFIAFANWEAEAFFGASASHLARYRVSTFIPFGSPLLALIDQVRERRAPVNEYRVDLSSPRLGQDKLVDLYVAPVVSEPGSVVVVFQERSMADKIDRQLTHRAAARSVTGLASMLAHEIKNPLSGIRGAAQLLETSVADEDRALTRLICDETDRIVSLVDRMEVFSDERPVDRVPVNIHSVLDHVKAIAKAGFARNIKISENYDPSLPPVYANRDQLVQVFLNLVKNAAEAVGNQPDGEIILTTAYRPGMRLSVAGSRERISLPLEFCVHDNGPGVPADLLPHLFDPFITTKTNGSGLGLALVAKLIGAHGGIVECDSQNHRTTFRVLMPVSPEVAFDDRTLPNTTGNDL, encoded by the coding sequence ATGAGCGCTGACAAACACAGCCCGGCAGATGCAAACCCGCTCGCCATGGCGGTTCTGAACGCGGTGCAGAACCCCGTCATTCTGGTGGATGCCGAAGGTTTCATCGCCTTCGCCAATTGGGAAGCCGAAGCCTTTTTCGGGGCGAGCGCCTCCCATCTCGCCCGCTACCGCGTTTCCACCTTCATTCCCTTCGGCAGCCCGTTGCTCGCCCTGATCGATCAGGTGCGGGAGCGCCGCGCGCCGGTCAATGAATATCGCGTCGACCTGAGTTCACCGCGTCTCGGCCAGGACAAGCTGGTTGATCTCTACGTTGCACCCGTTGTCAGCGAACCGGGATCGGTTGTCGTCGTCTTCCAGGAAAGGTCGATGGCCGACAAGATCGACCGGCAATTGACCCACCGGGCGGCAGCGCGCTCCGTTACCGGCCTTGCCTCCATGCTCGCGCATGAAATCAAGAATCCGCTGTCCGGCATTCGCGGCGCTGCCCAGCTGCTTGAGACGTCGGTTGCCGATGAAGACAGGGCGCTGACACGGCTGATCTGCGACGAGACCGACCGCATCGTCTCGCTGGTCGACCGTATGGAGGTGTTTTCCGACGAGCGGCCGGTAGACCGCGTGCCGGTCAATATCCATTCCGTGCTCGATCATGTGAAGGCCATCGCCAAGGCCGGTTTTGCCCGCAATATCAAGATTTCGGAGAATTACGACCCGTCGCTGCCGCCTGTTTATGCCAATCGCGACCAGCTGGTGCAGGTCTTTCTCAATCTGGTGAAGAATGCGGCGGAAGCCGTGGGCAACCAGCCGGATGGCGAGATCATCCTCACCACCGCCTATCGCCCCGGCATGCGGCTTTCGGTTGCCGGCAGCCGCGAGCGCATCTCGCTGCCGCTCGAATTCTGCGTGCATGACAACGGCCCGGGCGTTCCGGCCGATCTGCTGCCGCATCTATTCGATCCCTTTATCACCACCAAGACGAATGGTTCGGGCCTTGGCCTGGCGCTTGTCGCCAAGCTGATCGGCGCCCATGGCGGCATTGTCGAATGCGACAGCCAGAACCACCGCACGACTTTCCGCGTATTGATGCCCGTCTCGCCAGAAGTGGCGTTCGACGACCGCACTTTGCCGAACACGACAGGAAATGACCTATGA